The genome window CGGCACGACCGTGGTTGCCGGCCACCAAGGCGCCGACGCGTGGCGAGCCGAGACCAGCGATAACTAGACCCACCGAGACGCCCGCCACCACTAGGGAAATCGGCCACCCGGTATCCGCGGCGATGGGAGCTGCAAGAACCGCCAGCAGGTAAAACGTCGAACCCCACGAGAGGATCTGGCCGAGGCCCAGTCCAGCGACGACGTAGCCGCGCTTGGTCGTGAATCTCTGCGTGATGGCCATGCTCAGACCAGCTGGGCGGTGCTGCGCAAAGACTGCGCTTCGGAGCCTTCAACTGCGGTGAAAACCCCGGGAAGCGAGGTCTTGGAGGCGCTGTCCTGGACGGCGTCGGACGGGCCGGGGCTCATGGTGAAGCCTTTCAAAGCGGGTAGGGGTCGAGGCGCAAGGGGTATCGGGAACGGTCTTTCGCCGGAGGGAGAACCACGAAGGCACTCTGGTGCAGGGACAGTGTCCACAGCGGGCATCCCCTCTCGACGAAGGAGTTTGGCCGTTGGGTATTAGCAGAACAGAGGTACCTATCTCCGAGGGCCTTGGTTGACGTCGGACTGACTGGTCTGCTCGCCTAGCAGGAGAGGCGGCAGTCAGGCCGTGATCTGTGCCCAGAGCTCTTTGACGTGGGTGTCAATGTTCTCGACGATGGCTCGGACCCCGTCAAGGGTCTCGACGGCAGGGTCGGGGATCTCCCAGTCCAGGTAGCGCTTGCCGGGGTAGACCGGGCAGGCGTCCCCGCAACCCATGGTGATGACGTAGTCCGCGGCCCGCACGACGTCGTCGGTCAGGGGCTTGGGGTAGGCCCCGGACAGATCGATCCCGCGCTCGGCCAGGACCTCCACGACGAGGGGGTGGACTTCGGACTGGGGCAGGGAACCGGCGGAGCGGACCTCGACCTGGTCTCCGGCATGGTGAGCCAGCAGGGCCGCGGCGATCTGGGAGCGGCCGATGTTGTGCACACAGACGAAGAGCACCTGCGGGACCGGGGAATCGATCTTGCCTTCAGCCTGGGCCAAGGCCCGGAGACGACTGTCCGCGAAATGCGTGGCGGTGGAGGCCAGATACGTGCGCACCTTCGCTGTGCGGGACAGCGTGGTGTAGGACTCGAAGACGTAGCGTTCAACGGTCTCCGGGGAGAACATCCCGGTGTACCTTTCAGCCAGGTGCTCGGCGGATCGTTGCAGGACGTGGGTATCCCTGGTCTCGGCGGGCTCGGTCATGAGGACTCCTTCACGCAGTGGTGGGCTGGCGGCCGGCTGCGCTTAGCAGCAGCCGGAATCTCGGGTCGTGGAGGGGCCGGCTCCGATGGTGACTGGCTGAGGCGCTCCGCAGCACCCATCTTCGGCCACTTGAGCGGGGGCCGGGGCGCAACAACCCTGGTCCGTCTCCTGTGCTGCGGGGGCCGGTGCGTCGCAGGACCCGCCGAGGTCGGTAGAGCAGACCCCCGTCTCGGGCAGGTGTAGTTCGACGTTGTCCGCAGCAGCCTGGTCCCCAGCCAGGGAGGCAGCGATGGAACGTACCTGCTCATAGCCGGTGGCCATCAGGAAGGTCGGGGCCCGCCCGTAGCTCTTCATGCCCACGATGTAGAACCCGGGTTCCGGGTGGGCTAGCATCTTTTCCCCGTGAGGGGCCACGGAGCCGCAGGAGTGGAACTCCGGATCGATCAGGGGCCCGAGTTGGCGGGGTGCGTCTACGGCCGGGTCCAACTCGAGGCGGAGCTCGGACAGGATGGACAGGTCCGGGCGGAAGCCGGTGGCCGGCACCACCACATCTACGGCCAGGGTCTGGTCGCCTGCCGGGGTTGAGGCGAGCACGTCCACATGATCTGCTGCGGCGCTGAAGCCGGTAATGGTGAAGGAAGTGTGCACCTGGATCGTGCCGGACTCGACGAGGTGGCGCAGTCGGGTGCCCAGCGCGCCGCGGGCGGTCAGCTCGTCGCGGTCCTCGCCCCCGTAGACGCTGGAGACATCGGCCGAGCGCACGGCCCACGAGATCCGGGTGTCCGGGGCATCCTCGGCCAGGGAACCGAGCTCGAGCAGGGTGTTGGCTGCCGAGTGCCCGGCCCCGACCACGAGCACATGCCGGCCGGCGAACGTCTGCCGATCCCGGCCGGTGACGTCCGGCAACGCGACAGTGATGCGCCCGGACGCTACCGCCTCGACCTCGCCGGGGGCGGGCAATCCGGACTGGCCCAAGGGGTTCGGGGTAGACCAGGTACCTGCGGCATCGATTACCGCGGAAGCCTGGATGTCTTCCATGGTCCCGTCGCTGTGTTGGGTCCGGACCAGGAACGGGGTTTCGGCCCGTCCGGTGGTGCGGGTCTTGTCCATCCCGGACCGGGTCACCGCGATGACGCGGGAATCGGTGCGCACGTAGGTGGCCAGCGTCGTGGTGGTGGCCAGGGGTTCTAGATACTGAGTGACCAGTTGGGTTCCGGTGGGCAGGCCCTGCAGGTTCGGGGCGGTCCAGCCGGCGGCGAGCAGCAGGCGTTCGGCGGCGGCGTCGATGTTGTACTGCCAGGGCGAGAACAGGTGGGTGTGGCCCCAGTCGCGGATGGAGGCGCCGACCTCAGCACCGGCTTCCAGCAGCAGCGGAGTCAGACCGCGCTCCAAAAGGTGGGCGGCGGCGGCCAGCCCGACGGGTCCGGCGCCGATGACGACGACCGGCAGAACCGTCGTACCGTCGGCTCCGGTGGTGGCCTTGGTAGTGGTGGTGTCAGACATGGGTCGGCTCCTCGATCAGTGCAGCGGCAATGCTGTCGGCGTCGTGCAGGGCGGCTAGGTAGCGTTCGGCGTCCAGGGCGGCAGAGCACCCGGTACCGGCGGCGGTGATGGCCTGGCGGTAGCGGTGGTCCACGGCGTCGCCGCAGGCGAAGACCCCGGGCAGGTTGGTGGCGGTGGTGTGGGCGTCCACGAGGATGTATCCCTCGTCGTCCAGGTCGAGCTGGCCGGTGACCAGTTCGGTGCGGGGCAGATGCCCGATCGCCACGAACACCCCGGACGCGGATAGTTCGCGAGTGTCCCCGGTGATGGTGTCGGTCAGGGTCATACCGGTGACCTTGTCCTGGCCGTGAATGGCGGCGATTCGACTGTTGTAGGCGAAGCGGATCTTCTCGTTATCCTTGGCTCGGGCGGCCATGATCTTCGAGGCCCGCAAGGCGTCCCTGCGGACCACGATGGTCACGGTGCGCGCGAAGCGGGTCAGGAAGAGGGCCTCTTCCATGGCCGAGTCCCCGCCGCCGACCACGATGATGTCCTGGTCTCGGAAGAAGAATCCGTCACAGGTGGCGCACCAGGACACCCCGTGCCCGCTGAGTTGCTTCTCCTCGGGCAGGCCGAGTTCTTTGTAGGCGGAGCCGGTAGCCATGATCACCGCAGGGGCCTGGTATGTTTTCCCGGCCAGGGTGGTGACCTCTTTGAGATGGTCCTTGAGCTGCACGGTAGCGGCGTCGTCATACTCGATGATCGCGCCGAACCGGGTGGCCTGTTCGGCCAGTCCGGCCATCAACTCGGGACCTTGAATGCCGCCGGGGAAACCGGGGAAGTTCTCCACCTCGGTGGTGTTCATCAGCGCCCCGCCGTGAGTGACGGAGCCGGCTATGACCCGCGGGGCCAGTCCGGCCCGGGCGGCGTAGATCGCCGCGGTGTAGCCGGCGGGGCCCGAACCAATGATGATCAGTTGGTCGGTGGCAGCGTCGGAGATGGTGGTGTCGGTGATCGTGTTGTCCATGGGGAGGCTCACCTTCAGTTCGTCGTTGACCCGGCGGGCAGCAGCTCGGTGATGAGCTGTTGGATGCGGACCTTGATGTCGTCGCGGATGGGGCGGACGCCTTCGATGCCCTGGCCGGCCGGGTCTTCGAGCTTCCAGTCCTCGTAGCGCTTGCCGGGGAAGAACGGGCAGGCGTCTCCGCAACCCATGGTGATGACCACGTCGGAGTCCTTCACGGCCTGATCGGACAGCACCTTAGGTTGGTTCGCGCTGATGTCGATGCCCTCTTCGGCCATCGCCTCCACGGCCGCCGGATTGACCGACTCGGCCGGGGCGGATCCCGCGGAGCGGACCTCGATCCGGCTCTCGGCCAGGTGGGACAGGTAGGCAGCGGCCATCTGGGAGCGGCCGGCGTTGTGCACGCAGACGAACAGCACCGACGGTCGATCTGTGGCTTCCTCGGTGGTTTCAGTGGTGGTCTCTGCGGTCATCGGGCGATCCAAATCTGTCGGCGAGTGCGGGCGTCGGAGTATCAGGAGGTGGTGGAGTCGGTGAGCTCGGCCAGCAGTGCCTTGACCCGGGCGTCGATGTCGTCGCGAACCAGGCGCATGCGCTCGGCTCCCTCGATGCCACGGGCAAAGGGCTCGTCGGTGTGCCAGGTCTCGATATCGCCGGCCATGCCGTCGACCGGCTCGACGTTGGCCTCGCCGCCGAGGACAACCACCCGGTCCACGCGGGCCAGCAGGCCCGGGTCGATGGGCTTGGGGTGCCCTGCGGACATGTCGGCGCCGGACTCGGCGATGACCTCGGCCGAGAGCGCGTTGATCGTCTCGCCCGGCTTGGTGCCGGCGGAGTGGACCTCGACAGCTCCGGCGGCCCGGTGTTCCATCAGGGCCGCAGCCATCTGGGACTTGCCGCCGTTCTTGGCGCAGATGAACAGCACGGAGGGGCGGGATGAGGATGGTGGCTCGGTGGTCATCTCTACGGGTCTCCTGTCGGTCGACGGTTCAGGCGTGGTTCGCGGAGGCGGTCTCAGCGCGAGCGGGGACGGTGGGGTCTCCGGGGAAAAGCTTGCGGCCGGCCCACAGGGACACGTAGACGAGGCCGACGAGGACGGGGACCTCGATCAGGGGGCCGACGACGCCGGCCAGGGCCTGACCGGAGGTGACGCCGAAGGTGCCGATGGCCACGGCGATGGCCAGCTCGAAGTTGTTGCCGGCCGCGGTGAAGGCCACGGTCGTGGACTTGGCGTAGTTCAGTCCCACGGCCTTGGAAGCGAGCAGGGCGATGCCGAACATCAACACGAAGTAGGCCAGCAACGGCAGGGCGATCCGAGCGACGTCCCACGGGTTGGTGGTGATGGCCTCACCCTGCAGGGCGAACAGCAGCACGATGGTGAACAACAGCCCGTACAGGGCCCAGGGGCCGATACGCGGCAGGAACGTCTCCTCGTACCAAGTGCGTCCCTTGGCCTTCTCACCGAAGTAGCGCGTCAGGAAGCCGGCAAACAGAGGAATGCCCAGGAATACCAGCACGCTGAGGACGATGGACCAGACGGAGAAATCGGCCGAGGTGGTCGGCAGGCCCAGCCAGGACGGGAGGACCTGGAGGTAGAACCAGCCCAGGGCGCCGAAGGCGAAGACCTGGAAGACGGAGTTGATGGCCACCAGGACGGCGGCGGCCTCGCGGTCCCCGCAGGCCAAGTCGTTCCAGATGAAGACCATGGCGATGCAGCGCGCCAGGCCGACGATGATCAGGCCGGTGCGGTACTCGGGCAGGTCCGGCAGGAGCATCCAGGCCAGAGCGAACATCAGGGCCGGACCGACGACCCAGTTCAACACCAGCGAGGTGATCATGAGCCGCTTGTCCCCAGCGATGCGTCGGGTCTCGTTATAGCGGACCTTGGCGAGGACGGGGTACATCATCACCAGCAGACCAATGGCGATCGGCAGGGACACCTCGCCGATCTTCACCGCCTCCAGCGCAGTGTTCAGACCGGGGATGAAGCGGCCCAGGGCCAGGCCGGCCACCATGGCCAGCAGAATCCAGGCCGGCAGCCAACGGTCGAGGAAGGACATCTCCTTCATCACCGGTTGGTGCGGGGCAGGGGCGGTGGTGGTGCTCATGCAGGCCCATCTCTCGTATCGATAACCATCGATGGGAACACTACTGGTCATATTGACATACGTCAATGTAAGATGGGGTGATGGTTTCCACAGTTGCCTTCTCCGCCCCGACCTACACCGATCGCCGCAGACCGGTCCTGGTCGCCCAGGAGTGCTGCTCCCTGACGAACGGACCGATCGGTGCCGATGAGGCCCAGCGGGCCGCCGGCATGCTCAAGGCCCTGGCCGACCCCATGCGACTGCGCCTGTTGTCCCACATCGCCGCCCAGGGCTGCGGGGCGGTGTGCGCGTGTGACCTCACTGACGAGCTGGGGATCAGTCAGCCCACCGTCAGTCACCACATGAAGAAACTGGTCGACGCCGGCTTGCTCACCCGAGAGCAACGCGGCAAGTGGGCCCATTACAGTGTGGTGCCGGAGGCCTTCGCGGGGTTGCGGCGGATGCTGGAGCTGGGCTGATCGCACGCCACACCGACAGGGAAACGGTGGAGACTCGCGCTGTCGATGTCTTAGTCATCGGCGGAGGTCAGGCCGGACTGGCTGTCGGGTTTTATTTGCACCGTTTGTCCCGGGATGCCGCCCGTGGGCGCGGCGGGCCAGCTCCCAGTTTCGCGATCCTTGACGCCAATGAGCAACCCGGTGGGGCCTGGCAGCATTACTGGGACACCCTGGAACTTTTCTCCCCGGCCGCCTACAGCTCTTTGCCCGGTTACCGCATGCCGGCCTGGGCCAGTCCGGGCAACCCCTCGGCCGGCCATGTGGTGTCCTACCTGCGAACCTATGAGGAACGGTATGCCCTGCCGGTCCACCGTCCCGTGACCGTTGTGGCTGTCGAAGACCTGCCCGACGGCCGGTATCGCACTCTGACTGACCAGGGAGCCTGGATCAGCCGCGTCGTCGTCAACGCCACTGGCTCCTGGCGCCGCCCCTTCGTGCCAACAATGCCCGGGGCGGAGAAGTTCACCGGGTCTCAACTGCACACCACCGGCTACCGGAGCCGCAAGTCGTTCACCGGACATCGGGTCGTGGTGGTCGGCGGAGGCAACTCGGGCGCGCAGATCGCCGCCGATCTGCTGCCGGCCGCCGCCTCGGTCACTTGGGTGACCCGCCGACCCCCGCGCTACCTGCCCGACGAGGTCGACGGCCGGGCCCTGTTCCAGCTCGCCACCGGCCATGTCCACGCCCTAGAGCGAGGGGATTTTACTGGCGGTGGGGTCGGATCGCTGGGCGACATCGTCGCGATCCCCCCAGTACGGCAGGCCCGCGACGCCGGCCACCTGGAGGCCCAGCCGATGTTCTCTGGCTTCACACCCACTGGCGTTCAATGGGCTGACGGGCGCCAGCAGGAGACCGATGCGGTGATCTGGTGCACCGGCTTCCGCCCCGATCTGGGCCACGTTCGGCCACTGGGGCTGGACATGAATGGGGCAGCCCCAGTGACCGCGGGTGATCTGCCGACCCGATCCCGCGACCGGGCGGGACTGTTCTTCCTCGGCTACGGGGACTGGTGCGGTCCGGCCTCGGCCACCCTGATCGGCGTTGGCGCCCCTGCCCGCGAGACTGCCACTGCTGCGGCCCGACATGCCGCGTCCGCCATCTGATATGCGCCAGGATGCTTTGGCCCGGACGTGGCCGGAAATCCTGCGGCCCCCAGATCCCATAAACTGGTGTCTATGAGTTCCCCGATGCCCGAGTTCGACGCGCCCGCTCCCACGAGCCACGGGCATCTGGCCCCCGATCGGAGTACAGCGGAGAACCTGGCGAGGATGCTGCGTGCCCTGGCGGATCCAACGCGGATTCAGCTGCTGGCCCTGATGAACGGTGCCGGCCCGGAGGGGACGACGGTCAAGGAACTCACGGACGCGCTGACGTTCAGACAGCCGACTATTAGCCACCACCTGCGGATCTTGTTGGACGAAGGAATCGTGTGCAAGTCCCAAACCGGGCGGCAAACCTGGTATTCCATCGCTGCCGAACACGCCGGGTCCATCTCCGACCTGCTGCGGTAGTCCAGTGGAAGAAGCCAGCCTGCCTCAGAAGGC of Citricoccus sp. K5 contains these proteins:
- a CDS encoding arsenate reductase ArsC, encoding MTEPAETRDTHVLQRSAEHLAERYTGMFSPETVERYVFESYTTLSRTAKVRTYLASTATHFADSRLRALAQAEGKIDSPVPQVLFVCVHNIGRSQIAAALLAHHAGDQVEVRSAGSLPQSEVHPLVVEVLAERGIDLSGAYPKPLTDDVVRAADYVITMGCGDACPVYPGKRYLDWEIPDPAVETLDGVRAIVENIDTHVKELWAQITA
- a CDS encoding helix-turn-helix transcriptional regulator, giving the protein MVSTVAFSAPTYTDRRRPVLVAQECCSLTNGPIGADEAQRAAGMLKALADPMRLRLLSHIAAQGCGAVCACDLTDELGISQPTVSHHMKKLVDAGLLTREQRGKWAHYSVVPEAFAGLRRMLELG
- a CDS encoding arsenate reductase ArsC gives rise to the protein MTAETTTETTEEATDRPSVLFVCVHNAGRSQMAAAYLSHLAESRIEVRSAGSAPAESVNPAAVEAMAEEGIDISANQPKVLSDQAVKDSDVVITMGCGDACPFFPGKRYEDWKLEDPAGQGIEGVRPIRDDIKVRIQQLITELLPAGSTTN
- a CDS encoding ArsO family NAD(P)H-dependent flavin-containing monooxygenase is translated as METRAVDVLVIGGGQAGLAVGFYLHRLSRDAARGRGGPAPSFAILDANEQPGGAWQHYWDTLELFSPAAYSSLPGYRMPAWASPGNPSAGHVVSYLRTYEERYALPVHRPVTVVAVEDLPDGRYRTLTDQGAWISRVVVNATGSWRRPFVPTMPGAEKFTGSQLHTTGYRSRKSFTGHRVVVVGGGNSGAQIAADLLPAAASVTWVTRRPPRYLPDEVDGRALFQLATGHVHALERGDFTGGGVGSLGDIVAIPPVRQARDAGHLEAQPMFSGFTPTGVQWADGRQQETDAVIWCTGFRPDLGHVRPLGLDMNGAAPVTAGDLPTRSRDRAGLFFLGYGDWCGPASATLIGVGAPARETATAAARHAASAI
- a CDS encoding helix-turn-helix transcriptional regulator, yielding MSSPMPEFDAPAPTSHGHLAPDRSTAENLARMLRALADPTRIQLLALMNGAGPEGTTVKELTDALTFRQPTISHHLRILLDEGIVCKSQTGRQTWYSIAAEHAGSISDLLR
- a CDS encoding FAD-dependent oxidoreductase; translated protein: MSDTTTTKATTGADGTTVLPVVVIGAGPVGLAAAAHLLERGLTPLLLEAGAEVGASIRDWGHTHLFSPWQYNIDAAAERLLLAAGWTAPNLQGLPTGTQLVTQYLEPLATTTTLATYVRTDSRVIAVTRSGMDKTRTTGRAETPFLVRTQHSDGTMEDIQASAVIDAAGTWSTPNPLGQSGLPAPGEVEAVASGRITVALPDVTGRDRQTFAGRHVLVVGAGHSAANTLLELGSLAEDAPDTRISWAVRSADVSSVYGGEDRDELTARGALGTRLRHLVESGTIQVHTSFTITGFSAAADHVDVLASTPAGDQTLAVDVVVPATGFRPDLSILSELRLELDPAVDAPRQLGPLIDPEFHSCGSVAPHGEKMLAHPEPGFYIVGMKSYGRAPTFLMATGYEQVRSIAASLAGDQAAADNVELHLPETGVCSTDLGGSCDAPAPAAQETDQGCCAPAPAQVAEDGCCGAPQPVTIGAGPSTTRDSGCC
- the trxB gene encoding thioredoxin-disulfide reductase, whose product is MDNTITDTTISDAATDQLIIIGSGPAGYTAAIYAARAGLAPRVIAGSVTHGGALMNTTEVENFPGFPGGIQGPELMAGLAEQATRFGAIIEYDDAATVQLKDHLKEVTTLAGKTYQAPAVIMATGSAYKELGLPEEKQLSGHGVSWCATCDGFFFRDQDIIVVGGGDSAMEEALFLTRFARTVTIVVRRDALRASKIMAARAKDNEKIRFAYNSRIAAIHGQDKVTGMTLTDTITGDTRELSASGVFVAIGHLPRTELVTGQLDLDDEGYILVDAHTTATNLPGVFACGDAVDHRYRQAITAAGTGCSAALDAERYLAALHDADSIAAALIEEPTHV
- the arsB gene encoding ACR3 family arsenite efflux transporter, whose translation is MSTTTAPAPHQPVMKEMSFLDRWLPAWILLAMVAGLALGRFIPGLNTALEAVKIGEVSLPIAIGLLVMMYPVLAKVRYNETRRIAGDKRLMITSLVLNWVVGPALMFALAWMLLPDLPEYRTGLIIVGLARCIAMVFIWNDLACGDREAAAVLVAINSVFQVFAFGALGWFYLQVLPSWLGLPTTSADFSVWSIVLSVLVFLGIPLFAGFLTRYFGEKAKGRTWYEETFLPRIGPWALYGLLFTIVLLFALQGEAITTNPWDVARIALPLLAYFVLMFGIALLASKAVGLNYAKSTTVAFTAAGNNFELAIAVAIGTFGVTSGQALAGVVGPLIEVPVLVGLVYVSLWAGRKLFPGDPTVPARAETASANHA
- a CDS encoding low molecular weight phosphatase family protein, translating into MTTEPPSSSRPSVLFICAKNGGKSQMAAALMEHRAAGAVEVHSAGTKPGETINALSAEVIAESGADMSAGHPKPIDPGLLARVDRVVVLGGEANVEPVDGMAGDIETWHTDEPFARGIEGAERMRLVRDDIDARVKALLAELTDSTTS